In one Rhizobium leguminosarum genomic region, the following are encoded:
- a CDS encoding dihydrodipicolinate synthase family protein, translating to MTKFKGVVPPVVTPLNPDLTVDYPSYTRVLEHLIEAGCHGVFVLGSTSEVIFHDEKTRREIIEHSAKVVNGRVPLIVGVIDPTTDRVIAHSKVAKAAGADAVVVTAPFYTVTSQSEILDHFRYVRDAVDVPLVAYDIPVCVHVKLQRQTVVTLAREGSIIGLKDSSGDDGNFRYALLDLAEHKDIFLMTGSEIVVDNALLMGAHGVVPGIANVDPHGYVRLWDAAQRGDWVAAKKEQERLCRLFEIVWVAQGRVSGGASGIGAFKAAMQSLGIIDSAVMPRPRASLNDAETARIDEILRATGLLN from the coding sequence ATGACCAAATTCAAGGGTGTCGTGCCCCCCGTCGTAACGCCGCTCAATCCGGATCTCACCGTCGATTACCCCTCCTATACCAGGGTGCTGGAACATCTGATCGAAGCCGGCTGCCACGGCGTATTCGTGCTCGGTTCGACGAGCGAAGTCATCTTCCATGACGAAAAGACCCGCCGCGAAATCATCGAGCATTCCGCCAAGGTGGTGAATGGCCGCGTGCCGCTGATCGTCGGCGTCATCGATCCGACCACGGATCGGGTCATCGCCCATTCGAAGGTCGCAAAGGCCGCCGGCGCCGACGCCGTCGTGGTCACGGCACCCTTTTACACAGTCACCAGCCAGTCCGAGATCCTCGATCATTTCCGTTATGTTAGAGATGCAGTGGACGTACCCCTGGTCGCCTACGACATTCCTGTCTGCGTTCACGTCAAGCTGCAGCGCCAGACCGTCGTTACGCTCGCGAGGGAAGGCAGCATTATCGGCCTCAAGGATTCCAGCGGCGACGACGGCAACTTCCGTTATGCGCTCCTCGACCTTGCCGAACACAAGGACATCTTCCTGATGACCGGCTCCGAGATCGTCGTCGACAACGCCCTGCTGATGGGCGCCCACGGCGTTGTTCCCGGTATCGCCAATGTCGATCCGCACGGCTATGTGCGCCTCTGGGATGCCGCGCAGCGCGGCGATTGGGTCGCCGCTAAGAAGGAGCAGGAGCGCCTCTGCCGCCTCTTCGAAATCGTTTGGGTCGCACAGGGCCGTGTCAGCGGAGGCGCATCGGGCATCGGCGCCTTCAAGGCTGCCATGCAGAGCCTCGGCATTATCGACAGCGCCGTCATGCCGCGGCCGCGTGCCTCGCTGAATGATGCGGAAACGGCACGGATCGACGAGATCCTGCGCGCAACCGGCCTGTTGAACTGA
- a CDS encoding molybdopterin-dependent oxidoreductase, producing the protein MSRLVTRRRFLIGSTLTASALGLSGCDALVESDRTKSVLKIAEGFSMKAQRFLQGDNALAREFSEADLSPVFRSNGTSMPDNPQYLDWMSQQFSTWRLDIGGLVEKPAQLSLAQLKAMPSRTQITRHDCVEGWSAIGKWTGLPLGALLQSVGLKPEARYIVFHCADEYEKSLDGTGWYYESIDLVDAFHPQTILAYSMNGRNLEVAHGAPLRLRVERQLGYKHAKYLTRIEAVADLGRLYGGNGGFWEDRGYEWYAGI; encoded by the coding sequence ATGAGCCGCCTGGTCACCCGCCGCCGCTTCCTGATCGGTTCGACCCTGACTGCCTCTGCACTGGGATTGAGCGGCTGCGACGCATTGGTCGAAAGCGACCGGACGAAATCGGTCCTGAAGATCGCCGAGGGGTTCAGCATGAAGGCGCAGCGCTTCCTGCAAGGCGACAACGCGCTGGCCCGTGAATTCAGCGAGGCGGATCTCTCACCGGTTTTTCGCTCGAACGGCACCAGCATGCCTGACAACCCGCAATATCTCGACTGGATGAGCCAGCAGTTTTCGACCTGGAGACTTGATATCGGTGGACTTGTGGAAAAACCGGCTCAGCTCTCGCTCGCCCAGTTGAAGGCGATGCCGTCGCGCACCCAGATCACCCGCCACGACTGCGTCGAAGGCTGGAGTGCGATCGGCAAATGGACGGGCCTGCCGCTCGGCGCCTTGCTGCAATCGGTCGGGCTGAAGCCCGAGGCGCGCTATATCGTGTTCCACTGCGCCGATGAATACGAAAAGTCGCTTGATGGCACCGGCTGGTACTATGAGAGTATCGATCTGGTCGATGCCTTCCATCCGCAGACGATCCTTGCCTATTCGATGAACGGCCGCAACCTGGAAGTGGCGCATGGAGCGCCGCTGAGGCTCAGGGTCGAGCGGCAGCTCGGTTACAAGCATGCGAAGTATCTGACCCGCATCGAAGCGGTCGCGGATCTCGGTCGGCTTTACGGCGGCAATGGCGGATTCTGGGAGGATCGCGGCTACGAATGGTATGCCGGGATATAA
- a CDS encoding ABC transporter substrate-binding protein, which yields MKRLSRLSTIALGVLLSTAAVPALVVSGAAAQAATLSGGFDVGPGGFQGNFNPLAATAGFTWLSIYYEPLITYDQKLQKVVGALASSYEVSPDQMNYTFKLADAKWHDGKPFTGKDAKFTIGLAMDAKTGSVLAARLKGISSVETPDDHTVVIKLSAPSSSFLDTMTKVMMLPEHALASIPADQLAKSTWWSATPIGTGPFKFTKYVSDQYVELAANADYRGGKPALERIINRHFANPAAAIAALRSGEIQFTYVDSNDVPTFKDNKDFKVIEGNSFVVNYLGFNHDSPIWKDVRVRQAVMYAINRDAIIQSLYGGAAKPANCAYVAEQLIPQGIDTYAYDPEKAKKLLKDAGWDQINGGKPITLLTYYTTPLATNVLAAVQAMLAQVGINIVPRAVDAPTYNSIVLNATPDIAQFQMVYAGLQNGPDAGSINVGLNEKQIPPAGPNVARVRMPDLTKALDSALAEPDSAKRDAAYQDVCKVMNTNLPWATLWVANRYGIVSTKAKDFVWTPAPGGGPYQAAPQKWSIAE from the coding sequence ATGAAAAGACTGTCTAGATTATCCACTATCGCCCTTGGCGTCCTGCTGTCGACGGCCGCCGTTCCGGCTCTTGTCGTTTCGGGCGCTGCAGCTCAGGCAGCCACGCTATCCGGCGGCTTCGATGTCGGCCCGGGTGGCTTCCAGGGCAACTTCAATCCGCTTGCGGCGACCGCCGGTTTCACCTGGCTCAGCATCTACTACGAACCGTTGATCACCTATGACCAGAAGCTGCAGAAGGTCGTCGGCGCGCTGGCAAGCTCCTACGAGGTCAGCCCGGATCAGATGAACTACACGTTCAAGCTCGCCGATGCCAAATGGCATGATGGCAAGCCCTTCACCGGCAAGGATGCAAAATTCACCATCGGCCTTGCGATGGATGCGAAGACCGGCTCGGTGCTCGCTGCCCGGCTGAAGGGCATATCGTCCGTCGAGACGCCGGACGATCACACGGTCGTCATCAAGCTCAGCGCACCCAGCAGCAGTTTTCTCGACACGATGACCAAGGTGATGATGCTGCCCGAGCATGCGCTCGCCTCGATACCAGCCGACCAGTTGGCGAAGAGCACCTGGTGGTCCGCCACGCCGATCGGGACCGGCCCGTTCAAATTCACCAAATACGTTTCGGATCAGTATGTCGAGCTTGCCGCAAACGCCGATTATCGCGGTGGCAAACCAGCACTGGAACGCATCATCAACCGCCATTTCGCCAACCCGGCCGCGGCGATCGCGGCGCTGCGATCCGGCGAGATCCAGTTCACCTACGTCGATTCCAACGACGTGCCGACCTTCAAGGACAACAAGGACTTCAAGGTCATCGAAGGCAACTCTTTCGTCGTCAACTATCTGGGCTTCAACCACGATTCCCCGATCTGGAAGGATGTTCGCGTCCGCCAGGCGGTGATGTATGCGATCAATCGCGATGCAATCATTCAGAGCCTCTATGGCGGCGCGGCCAAGCCAGCCAACTGCGCCTATGTCGCCGAACAGCTGATACCCCAGGGCATCGACACCTATGCCTACGATCCCGAGAAGGCCAAGAAGTTGCTGAAGGACGCCGGCTGGGACCAGATCAACGGCGGCAAGCCGATCACGCTTCTGACCTATTACACCACGCCGCTGGCCACCAACGTGCTTGCCGCCGTCCAGGCGATGCTTGCCCAGGTCGGCATCAACATCGTTCCGCGCGCCGTCGATGCGCCGACCTATAACAGCATCGTGCTCAATGCGACGCCGGATATTGCCCAGTTCCAGATGGTTTACGCCGGGCTGCAGAACGGGCCGGATGCCGGAAGCATCAATGTCGGCCTCAACGAGAAGCAGATCCCTCCGGCCGGACCGAACGTCGCCAGAGTTCGAATGCCCGACCTCACCAAGGCACTCGACAGCGCGCTTGCCGAGCCCGACAGCGCCAAGCGGGATGCGGCCTATCAGGACGTCTGCAAGGTGATGAACACGAACCTGCCTTGGGCGACGCTTTGGGTGGCAAATCGCTACGGCATCGTCTCGACCAAGGCGAAGGATTTCGTCTGGACGCCGGCGCCGGGTGGCGGCCCTTACCAGGCCGCCCCGCAGAAATGGTCGATCGCCGAATAG
- a CDS encoding ABC transporter permease, whose product MLARSPQRRSPGPLARAFSRFLLNSAAVSGVCIAIPMLLLILSYPLWWAFQPNDIDLLAMNSGPTATHWFGTDGVGRDVFARVLEGGRISLLVAVASTALSAVIGFLFGAISALAGRWTDAVSMRFVDLVMTLPPVIFLLVLASIAGTGIWPTVLVISLLSWPLLARMIRSRLLELRERDFVMAARGMGAGIGHLLFRHGLPNSIDILVVYATLQIANAILLEAGLSFLGLGIAPPAASWGNMLNAARSTAVLEQYPWQWLFPGGALILAVLAINFIGDGLRDAFDPRAELN is encoded by the coding sequence ATGCTGGCACGCTCCCCCCAACGCCGCAGTCCGGGGCCACTTGCCCGCGCCTTCAGTCGTTTTCTGCTCAACAGCGCGGCCGTTTCCGGCGTTTGCATTGCCATTCCGATGCTGCTGCTGATCCTCTCCTATCCTTTATGGTGGGCTTTCCAGCCGAACGACATCGACCTTCTAGCGATGAACAGCGGCCCGACGGCAACCCACTGGTTCGGAACCGACGGCGTCGGTCGCGATGTTTTTGCGCGCGTACTCGAAGGCGGCAGGATTTCTCTGCTGGTTGCCGTCGCGTCGACCGCCCTTTCCGCGGTCATCGGCTTTCTCTTCGGGGCCATCTCGGCGCTTGCGGGACGTTGGACGGACGCGGTCTCGATGCGCTTCGTCGATCTGGTGATGACCCTGCCGCCCGTCATCTTCCTGCTTGTGCTCGCCTCGATTGCCGGCACCGGCATCTGGCCGACCGTGCTCGTCATCTCGCTGCTCTCCTGGCCGCTGCTTGCGCGCATGATCCGCTCCCGGCTGCTGGAATTGCGTGAGCGCGACTTCGTCATGGCCGCCCGCGGCATGGGCGCCGGCATCGGGCATCTGCTCTTCCGCCACGGCCTGCCGAACTCGATCGATATTCTCGTGGTCTATGCAACGCTGCAGATCGCCAATGCCATCCTGCTTGAGGCGGGCCTGTCCTTCCTCGGTCTCGGCATCGCGCCGCCGGCGGCCAGCTGGGGCAACATGCTGAATGCGGCGCGCTCAACCGCCGTGCTCGAGCAATATCCGTGGCAATGGCTCTTCCCCGGCGGCGCGCTGATCCTTGCCGTGCTTGCCATCAATTTCATCGGCGATGGCCTCAGAGATGCCTTCGACCCGCGTGCCGAACTGAACTGA
- a CDS encoding ABC transporter ATP-binding protein: protein MSAPLLSVRDLSKHYTSRGARLNILEGISFDIGKGEVVGLVGESGSGKTTIGRSVLRLVEPSSGSVRFDGQELTGLSAAALRRQRPRMQYIFQDPFASLSPRMTIGEILTEGLKIQGIGSARDRLERAQSALAQVDLPTEAINRYAHEFSGGQRQRIGIARALTLSPEFIVADEPVSALDVSIQAQVINLLRELQQRLGLTMLFISHDLAVVEYICDRVIVLYLGRIMEIAESADLYAGPQHPYTRALLSAIPSPDPDARRNRQILRGDIPSPADPPSGCVFRTRCPNALEACAGAVPQLREIAPGHFKACIRDDLN from the coding sequence ATGAGCGCGCCACTGCTCTCCGTCCGCGACCTCTCGAAACATTATACTTCCCGCGGCGCGCGGCTGAACATTCTTGAGGGCATCTCCTTCGATATCGGCAAGGGCGAAGTCGTCGGGCTTGTCGGCGAATCCGGCAGCGGAAAGACCACGATCGGGCGTTCCGTGCTGCGGCTCGTCGAACCGTCGTCCGGCAGCGTCCGCTTCGACGGACAGGAACTCACCGGACTTTCGGCTGCGGCGCTGAGACGGCAACGGCCGCGCATGCAGTATATTTTCCAGGACCCTTTCGCCAGCCTGTCGCCCCGCATGACGATCGGCGAAATCCTGACGGAGGGCCTGAAGATCCAGGGGATCGGATCGGCACGCGACAGGCTGGAACGGGCGCAGTCGGCCTTGGCCCAGGTCGATCTGCCCACTGAGGCGATCAATCGCTACGCGCATGAATTTTCCGGTGGCCAGCGCCAGCGCATCGGCATCGCCCGGGCATTGACCTTGTCGCCGGAATTCATCGTTGCCGACGAGCCGGTCTCGGCACTCGACGTGTCGATCCAGGCGCAGGTGATCAACCTGCTGCGCGAGTTGCAGCAGCGGCTTGGCCTTACCATGCTGTTCATTTCGCATGATCTGGCCGTCGTCGAATATATCTGCGACCGAGTGATCGTGCTCTATCTCGGCCGCATCATGGAGATCGCCGAGAGTGCCGATCTCTATGCGGGGCCGCAGCATCCCTATACGCGCGCGCTGCTCTCGGCGATTCCATCACCCGATCCGGATGCCCGCCGGAACAGGCAGATCCTGAGAGGCGATATTCCAAGCCCGGCCGATCCGCCGAGCGGATGCGTGTTTCGCACCCGCTGTCCGAATGCGCTCGAGGCCTGTGCCGGCGCCGTTCCGCAATTGCGCGAAATTGCGCCCGGCCATTTCAAGGCCTGCATTCGCGACGACCTTAACTGA
- a CDS encoding FadR/GntR family transcriptional regulator codes for MTLKSMKPLTRAPLLHVSVQESLRAYIDDNGLAPGTLLPAEGELATQLGVSRNSLREGIKALESLGVLETRRGVGIFVKAFSFEPLLDNLAYGLGGALRQIEEVLEIRRTLEVGLIGKTIDVIGEEDIAELRDTVGRMRTHAERGETFAADDQLFHRLLFRCQDNETLVRLIDVFWLAFYKASDFVNLENLDPMATWRDHAAIVDAIEARDLEEARRRLDRHYEGIARVIANNKTSSNVGGTHEKTV; via the coding sequence ATGACATTGAAATCGATGAAGCCGCTGACGCGCGCGCCGCTGCTGCATGTCTCCGTGCAGGAAAGTCTGCGCGCCTATATCGATGACAACGGCCTTGCGCCCGGAACCCTGCTTCCGGCGGAAGGAGAGCTAGCCACCCAGCTCGGCGTCAGCCGCAATTCGCTGAGGGAAGGCATCAAGGCGTTGGAATCGCTCGGCGTGCTGGAAACGCGGCGCGGCGTCGGCATCTTCGTGAAGGCATTTTCCTTCGAACCGCTTCTCGACAACCTCGCTTACGGCCTCGGCGGCGCCCTGCGGCAAATCGAGGAGGTTCTCGAAATCCGGCGCACCCTAGAAGTCGGATTGATCGGCAAGACGATCGATGTGATCGGCGAGGAGGACATCGCCGAACTGCGCGACACCGTCGGTAGAATGCGCACCCATGCCGAGCGGGGTGAAACCTTTGCGGCAGACGACCAGCTGTTCCACCGGCTGCTGTTTCGCTGCCAGGACAACGAAACGCTTGTACGGCTGATCGATGTCTTCTGGCTCGCCTTCTACAAGGCATCGGATTTCGTCAATCTTGAAAATCTGGATCCGATGGCGACGTGGCGCGATCACGCCGCGATCGTCGATGCGATCGAGGCAAGGGATCTGGAGGAGGCGCGCCGGCGCCTGGATCGTCATTACGAGGGTATTGCCCGGGTAATTGCCAACAACAAGACAAGTTCAAACGTGGGAGGAACACATGAAAAGACTGTCTAG
- a CDS encoding pentapeptide MXKDX repeat protein, with amino-acid sequence MTKLFSSLAACTFVVGLSLASVASAEDAMKTDAMKKGTMESSKMSKDAMKMSGTKKDCMHKAGMEKDAMKKTDMMKACDAMK; translated from the coding sequence ATGACCAAGCTTTTTTCCAGCCTTGCAGCCTGCACCTTCGTCGTCGGTCTTTCTCTCGCAAGCGTCGCATCGGCTGAGGACGCCATGAAGACCGATGCGATGAAGAAGGGCACTATGGAGAGCAGCAAGATGTCGAAGGATGCCATGAAGATGTCGGGCACCAAGAAGGACTGCATGCACAAGGCCGGCATGGAAAAGGACGCGATGAAAAAGACGGACATGATGAAGGCCTGCGATGCGATGAAATAG
- a CDS encoding NrsF family protein, with amino-acid sequence MTKTDDIIESLVSDLTPVPRNALWRRFALGILPALGFSLLLMLLVLGPRVDMPDVLMLPVFWIKSAYNALIAIAAFLTVYRLSRPDDSEGRFFVWLALIFAAMTAFAAVQLMMAPTETYPVLILGSSALHCPLRILGFAMPVYAGMVWSLRRAAPVHLHLAGFVAGIAAGAAGAWVYSWFCTENGMPFVLIWYSLGILLTGALGAVTGPRLLRW; translated from the coding sequence GTGACGAAGACGGACGACATCATCGAAAGCTTGGTGAGCGACCTGACGCCGGTGCCGCGCAATGCGCTGTGGCGGCGCTTCGCGCTCGGCATATTGCCGGCCCTCGGGTTCTCCCTGCTATTAATGCTGCTCGTTCTCGGTCCGCGGGTCGATATGCCTGACGTGCTGATGCTGCCGGTTTTCTGGATCAAGTCGGCCTATAATGCGCTGATTGCCATAGCAGCCTTCCTCACCGTCTATCGGCTCTCCCGCCCCGACGATTCCGAGGGTCGCTTTTTCGTTTGGCTTGCCTTGATCTTCGCCGCCATGACAGCTTTCGCAGCCGTCCAGCTCATGATGGCTCCGACCGAGACTTACCCGGTGCTGATCCTCGGCTCCTCGGCGCTCCATTGCCCGCTGCGGATCCTCGGATTCGCGATGCCCGTTTATGCCGGCATGGTCTGGTCACTGCGCCGCGCGGCACCCGTGCACCTTCATCTCGCGGGCTTCGTCGCCGGTATCGCCGCGGGAGCCGCCGGCGCCTGGGTCTATTCCTGGTTCTGCACCGAAAACGGCATGCCCTTCGTACTGATCTGGTATTCCCTCGGCATCCTGCTCACCGGCGCGCTCGGCGCCGTCACCGGCCCTCGCCTGCTGCGCTGGTAG
- a CDS encoding ABC transporter ATP-binding protein, with amino-acid sequence MEQIAGPVLDIRGLRTIFRIRGGEITAVNDVDLTVAAGETLALVGESGSGKSVTSLSVMRLLTRNIGVIAAGSIRLTTRGGAVRDLVSLDEENMRKIRGDDIGMVFQEPMSSLNPVFTIGDQIAEPIRIHRGAGRKAAMDAAVALLESVGIPDARRRAGQYPHELSGGMRQRATIAMALACDPALLIADEPTTALDVTIQAQILDLLLKLQRERGMAMLFVTHNLGVVAEIAHRVAVMYAGRIVEEGPVGEVFRNPKHPYTMGLLASMPSGCAFSPRCKFAIDACRVAIPALEQVNPQHRSRCIRWQEI; translated from the coding sequence ATGGAACAGATCGCCGGACCGGTACTCGATATCAGGGGATTGCGAACGATCTTCCGCATCCGCGGCGGCGAGATCACGGCGGTCAACGATGTCGACCTGACCGTTGCCGCCGGCGAAACGCTGGCGCTCGTCGGCGAATCCGGCTCCGGCAAGTCGGTCACCAGCCTGTCGGTCATGCGGCTGCTCACCCGCAACATCGGCGTGATCGCCGCAGGCAGCATCCGCCTGACGACGCGGGGCGGCGCGGTCCGGGATCTTGTTTCCCTCGACGAAGAGAACATGCGCAAGATCAGGGGCGACGACATCGGCATGGTTTTCCAGGAGCCTATGTCGAGCCTCAATCCCGTTTTCACGATCGGCGACCAGATCGCCGAGCCGATCCGCATCCATCGCGGGGCGGGCCGCAAGGCGGCGATGGACGCAGCCGTCGCTTTGCTTGAAAGCGTCGGCATACCGGACGCCCGACGCCGTGCCGGCCAATATCCGCACGAATTGTCGGGCGGCATGCGCCAGCGCGCCACGATCGCCATGGCGCTCGCCTGCGATCCGGCGCTGCTGATTGCCGATGAGCCGACCACGGCGCTCGATGTGACAATCCAGGCGCAGATTCTCGACCTGCTGCTCAAGCTGCAGCGCGAGCGCGGCATGGCCATGCTCTTCGTCACCCACAATCTCGGCGTGGTCGCCGAAATCGCCCATCGCGTCGCGGTGATGTATGCCGGCCGGATCGTTGAAGAAGGGCCGGTCGGCGAGGTTTTCCGCAATCCGAAGCATCCCTATACGATGGGCCTTCTCGCCTCCATGCCGAGCGGCTGCGCTTTTTCCCCGCGCTGCAAATTCGCAATCGATGCCTGTCGCGTAGCGATTCCTGCGCTCGAACAGGTCAATCCGCAGCACCGCAGCCGCTGCATCAGATGGCAGGAGATCTAG
- a CDS encoding ABC transporter permease has protein sequence MLRYSLRRLIIGVGMLVALSMLIFMLLRLTPGDPIDAYIDPNLPMSPSDLADLRRNLGLDQPLPVQYLAWLQQALTGNLGYSIKRLDQPVLGLVLSRIGPTVLLMGTALAFAIVIGIACGVIGAVRRNSLADLSLSVVALAGISSPAFLSALIGLYIFSVRLHWMPSGGMLTPGEEFSVGDLLHHLILPASLLSVAQGALIMRYMRASLLEVLNQDYVRTARAKGVLEFWVIAKHALRNALLPIVTLIGSTIGLAIGGAIFIESVFNWPGMGLLLVDAVQTRDYPVIMGATLVIGTCVIVVNLLTDITYAVVDPRIKVG, from the coding sequence ATGCTCCGATACAGTCTTAGACGCCTGATCATAGGGGTAGGCATGCTCGTTGCCCTGAGCATGCTGATCTTCATGCTGCTGCGCCTGACACCCGGCGATCCGATCGATGCCTATATCGATCCGAACCTGCCGATGTCGCCGTCAGATCTTGCCGATCTGCGCAGAAACCTCGGGCTCGACCAGCCCTTGCCCGTCCAGTATCTGGCTTGGCTGCAGCAGGCGTTGACCGGCAATCTCGGCTATTCGATCAAGCGTCTCGACCAGCCGGTACTCGGCCTGGTGCTGTCGCGGATCGGACCGACGGTGCTGTTGATGGGCACCGCACTTGCCTTCGCCATCGTCATCGGCATCGCCTGCGGGGTGATCGGCGCCGTCCGCCGCAATTCGCTTGCCGATCTCTCCTTGTCGGTGGTTGCGCTTGCCGGCATTTCGAGCCCGGCATTCCTCAGCGCACTGATCGGCCTTTATATTTTCTCGGTCCGCCTGCACTGGATGCCGTCGGGTGGCATGCTGACGCCCGGCGAGGAGTTCTCGGTCGGTGATCTCCTTCACCATCTGATCCTGCCGGCCTCGCTTCTGTCCGTCGCTCAAGGCGCATTGATCATGCGTTACATGCGCGCTTCGCTGCTCGAAGTCCTGAACCAGGATTACGTGCGCACGGCCCGCGCCAAGGGCGTTCTCGAGTTCTGGGTCATCGCCAAACACGCGTTGCGCAATGCGCTACTTCCGATCGTCACCTTGATCGGCTCGACCATCGGGCTTGCGATTGGCGGCGCCATCTTCATCGAGAGCGTCTTCAACTGGCCGGGCATGGGGCTTTTGCTCGTCGATGCCGTGCAGACCCGCGACTACCCCGTCATCATGGGAGCGACGCTCGTCATCGGCACTTGCGTTATCGTCGTCAATCTTCTGACCGACATCACCTATGCGGTCGTCGACCCGCGCATCAAGGTGGGTTGA
- a CDS encoding sigma-70 family RNA polymerase sigma factor: MTTAHSEEALKALMLLSLDGDEAAYRRLLPALRVLLVGYYSRRMAAATKADMEDLVQETLLALHSRRSTYDQKRPFTAWFFSIARYKLIDHHRGRGGRRLAETELGEEIESDFSEDSLTARMDVERLLDGLPLRQQELIRLVKLEGQSVADTASRTGQSESAVKVGIHRALKALGERLRGAS; this comes from the coding sequence ATGACAACCGCCCATTCGGAAGAAGCCCTGAAAGCATTGATGCTTCTGTCCCTTGACGGGGACGAGGCGGCCTATCGGCGTTTGCTGCCGGCTTTGCGCGTGCTGCTCGTCGGTTATTACAGCCGCAGGATGGCCGCGGCGACGAAAGCGGATATGGAAGACTTGGTCCAGGAGACATTGCTGGCACTGCATTCCCGCCGATCCACGTATGACCAAAAAAGACCGTTCACGGCCTGGTTCTTCTCGATCGCCCGCTACAAGCTGATCGACCATCATCGCGGCCGCGGCGGACGTAGGCTGGCAGAGACCGAGCTGGGCGAGGAAATTGAAAGCGACTTCAGCGAGGATAGCTTGACGGCCCGCATGGACGTCGAACGGTTGCTCGACGGCTTGCCACTGAGACAGCAGGAGCTGATCCGGCTGGTGAAATTGGAGGGCCAGTCGGTTGCCGACACCGCAAGCCGCACCGGCCAGTCTGAATCGGCGGTGAAGGTCGGCATCCACCGGGCGCTCAAGGCGCTCGGAGAGAGATTGCGAGGCGCATCGTGA
- a CDS encoding cytochrome b/b6 domain-containing protein produces the protein MATIDARAKTGRMHIYRHSLAVRLSHWVNVLCLTVLLFSGLQIFNAHPALYWGQYGADNDPSFLSLEAVEDGNQVKGLTHVGSLSFDTTGVLGLSNVDGEATARGFPSWLTLPSYQDLSTGRHWHFFFAWLFVLNGLAYLLYGLISRHFRRDLAPAGNELTLAHLTHEVANHARLRFPKGAEARHYNTLQKLTYLVVIFLLLPLMVATGLTMSPGFDAVAPWLLDIFGGRQSARTLHFLTAFSLVAFVVVHVAMVILSGVFNNLRSMITGYYAIRQGDEQ, from the coding sequence ATGGCGACGATCGATGCCCGTGCGAAAACCGGGCGCATGCACATCTACCGCCACAGCCTTGCCGTCCGCCTGTCGCATTGGGTGAACGTGCTTTGCCTCACCGTGCTGCTGTTCAGCGGCCTGCAGATATTCAACGCGCATCCGGCGCTTTATTGGGGCCAGTATGGCGCAGACAACGACCCCTCCTTCCTCTCCCTGGAAGCCGTCGAAGACGGCAATCAGGTGAAGGGGCTGACGCATGTCGGTTCGCTCTCCTTCGATACGACAGGCGTCCTCGGTCTTTCGAATGTCGACGGCGAGGCGACAGCGAGGGGTTTTCCAAGCTGGCTTACCCTTCCAAGCTATCAGGATCTGTCGACTGGTCGGCACTGGCATTTCTTTTTTGCCTGGCTGTTCGTCCTCAATGGCCTCGCCTATCTCCTCTATGGGCTGATCAGCCGGCATTTCCGCCGGGATCTCGCCCCGGCCGGTAATGAATTGACACTTGCTCATCTCACCCATGAGGTCGCAAACCATGCGCGGCTGCGTTTTCCGAAAGGAGCGGAAGCGCGGCACTACAACACGCTACAGAAGCTGACCTATCTCGTGGTGATTTTTCTGCTGCTGCCGTTGATGGTTGCGACGGGGTTGACGATGTCGCCGGGCTTCGATGCCGTGGCGCCCTGGCTGCTCGACATCTTCGGTGGGCGGCAATCCGCCCGCACACTGCATTTCCTCACTGCCTTCTCGCTCGTCGCCTTCGTCGTGGTGCATGTCGCCATGGTGATCCTATCGGGTGTCTTCAACAATCTGCGTTCGATGATCACCGGCTATTACGCCATCAGACAGGGAGATGAACAATGA